Proteins from a genomic interval of Paenibacillus sp. RC334:
- the nadB gene encoding L-aspartate oxidase, whose amino-acid sequence MIPRYLVDFDVAELPKFEADVMIIGSGIAGLYTAIKAAENRRVLLITKKALLESNTKYAQGGIAAVTSAEDAPAYHIQDTLIAGAGLCEPEAVRALVHEGPSGVQELIRLGTAFDRENGEFALTQEGAHSHRRILHANGDATGYEIVRALSEKVADHPAIEVWNEHMVIDLLTEHGECIGALVQKPNGERLYVTANATILCSGGGGQLYRYTTNPDIATGDGVAMAYRAGAAVRDMEFIQFHPTALCHPGAPRFLISEAVRGEGAVLRNIHGERFMEQYDSRQELAPRDIVARAIVHEMEHTQAAFVYLDITHEPSERIKQRFPTIYRTCLSFDLDITTDWIPIAPAAHYMMGGIQTNLHGESTLARLFACGEVSSTGVHGANRLASNSLSEAVVFGSRIVERLHSLPPLAGHTLISYNDNRVDSLASSIMEQQLKLQETMVHYVGVRRNGEGLQAALDQLRGQMSVLSAVLTSREEIEFANLLTCSLLVTDGALLREESRGAHYRDDFPTADDGVWRKHVQQRREQGITEECVHDI is encoded by the coding sequence ATGATTCCAAGATATCTGGTTGATTTTGATGTAGCGGAATTACCCAAATTCGAAGCCGACGTGATGATTATCGGCTCCGGCATTGCGGGCTTATATACGGCCATTAAGGCTGCGGAGAATCGGCGGGTGTTGCTAATTACCAAGAAGGCATTGTTGGAAAGCAACACCAAGTATGCGCAAGGCGGCATCGCCGCTGTCACTTCGGCTGAGGATGCACCAGCTTATCATATTCAAGATACTCTGATTGCAGGTGCAGGTTTGTGTGAACCTGAAGCGGTCAGGGCTCTTGTTCATGAGGGTCCAAGCGGTGTACAGGAATTAATACGTTTAGGAACGGCTTTTGACCGGGAGAATGGCGAATTTGCGCTGACACAGGAAGGCGCACATAGCCATCGGCGCATCTTGCATGCAAATGGGGATGCCACTGGGTATGAAATTGTTCGTGCATTGTCAGAGAAGGTCGCTGATCATCCCGCTATCGAGGTATGGAACGAGCATATGGTGATCGACCTGCTGACCGAGCATGGCGAGTGCATCGGCGCTCTGGTTCAAAAGCCGAATGGCGAACGATTATATGTCACTGCGAATGCAACGATTTTATGCTCCGGGGGCGGCGGACAATTATATCGATACACGACCAATCCCGATATCGCGACCGGGGACGGGGTTGCTATGGCATATCGCGCTGGCGCAGCTGTGCGGGATATGGAATTTATACAGTTTCATCCGACAGCTTTGTGTCATCCGGGTGCTCCAAGATTCCTGATTTCCGAAGCCGTGCGGGGCGAGGGGGCAGTGCTGCGCAATATTCATGGAGAGCGATTCATGGAGCAGTATGATTCCCGACAGGAACTGGCACCAAGGGATATTGTAGCTCGTGCCATCGTTCATGAGATGGAACATACCCAGGCTGCGTTTGTATATCTGGATATTACACATGAGCCTTCTGAACGGATCAAGCAACGGTTTCCAACCATTTATCGAACATGTCTGTCCTTTGATCTCGATATAACGACGGACTGGATTCCTATAGCGCCCGCTGCGCATTATATGATGGGCGGCATCCAGACCAATTTGCATGGAGAAAGCACCCTTGCACGCCTGTTCGCTTGTGGTGAGGTGTCTTCGACGGGTGTACACGGGGCTAATCGGTTGGCGAGTAATTCGTTATCTGAGGCGGTCGTATTTGGCAGCAGGATTGTCGAGCGGTTACATTCTTTACCGCCGCTGGCTGGTCATACGCTGATATCCTACAACGACAACCGCGTGGACTCTCTTGCTTCGTCTATCATGGAGCAGCAGCTTAAGCTGCAAGAAACAATGGTTCATTATGTCGGAGTCCGTCGGAATGGGGAGGGGCTGCAAGCAGCACTGGATCAGCTACGGGGGCAGATGTCCGTTTTGAGCGCTGTCCTGACCAGTCGGGAAGAGATTGAGTTTGCCAATTTGCTCACCTGTAGTTTGCTGGTCACGGATGGGGCGTTGCTGCGTGAGGAAAGCAGGGGAGCACATTACCGTGACGATTTTCCTACAGCAGACGATGGCGTATGGCGCAAGCATGTCCAGCAGCGACGTGAGCAAGGGATAACGGAGGAGTGCGTTCATGACATCTAA